The Andrena cerasifolii isolate SP2316 chromosome 15, iyAndCera1_principal, whole genome shotgun sequence genome includes a window with the following:
- the LOC143377354 gene encoding uncharacterized protein LOC143377354, with product MAKSALSSDTLPKAGRVNEVCREWLVHEDGALAYRLQDEEIKEHYTGNKVRNAQVREDLPRARVEQELEALKYQSYVQQQEEKDALVAKQVALTLEREERLKERELQEQMRLQLRLDDEAAQLEMERLRKDEELARKLQQEEEENAVDNHEGPVDEQVLLDQKIAMEAQDAELARMLQDKERAKARKARERARQRKLERQQLQKLEEQNLAEKPQRPDKLDLKATPTKSRMQHTLNYPQYSDPEEIQTLDEPVESVREVPNVAAIIDPTYNGNAHRHTSSSSSSTVSPSYALPTPPQELMNDDAPCYMPIQGQRRNQMQSPSQAHEEKHKRRVKDGCKQQ from the exons ATGGCGAAATCTGCGCTGAGCTCGGACACGCTGCCGAAGGCTGGTCGGGTAAACGAGG TATGTCGAGAATGGTTGGTGCACGAGGACGGAGCACTGGCGTATCGGCTTCAGGATGAGGAAA TCAAAGAGCACTACACCGGTAACAAGGTTCGCAACGCCCAGGTCAGGGAGGACCTGCCGAGGGCTCGCGTCGAGCAGGAATTGGAAGCGCTGAAATATCAGAGCTACGTTCAACAGCA GGAGGAGAAGGATGCGCTTGTGGCGAAGCAAGTTGCGCTTACTCTGGAACGGGAAGAGAGGCTGAAAGAACGGGAGTTGCAGGAACAGATGAGATTGCAGTTGAGATTGGACGACGAGGCGGCTCAGCTTGAGATGGAACGTCTGAGGAAAGATGAG GAACTAGCAAGAAAACTGCAgcaagaggaggaagaaaatgCCGTGGACAATCACGAGGGGCCTGTGGACGAGCAAGTTCTGCTGGATCAAAAGATCGCGATGGAGGCGCAAGACGCGGAGCTGGCGCGTATGCTGCAGGACAAGGAGCGCGCGAAGGCGAGGAAAGCGAGGGAAAGGGCGAGGCAGAGAAAGTTGGAGAGGCAGCAGCTTCAGAAACTGGAAGAGCAGAATTTAGCTGAGAAGCCTCAGAGACCGGATAAGCTGGACTTAAAGGCTACGCCGACTAAGAGCAGAATGCAGCACACTCTAAACTACCCGCAGTACTCGGACCCTGAAGAAATACAAACGCTGGACGAGCCTGTTGAGAGTGTAAGAGAAGTACCGAATGTGGCGGCAATTATCGATCCTACTTACAACGGAAATGCACATAGACACACCTCGAGTAGTTCGAGCAGCACTGTCAGCCCTTCGTACGCGTTACCCACGCCGCCGCAAGAACTTATGAACGACGATGCTCCGTGCTACATGCCTATACAAGGACAACGAAGAAATCAAATGCAATCTCCGTCGCAGGCTCACGAGGAGAAGCACAAGCGCCGAGTGAAAGATGGTTGCAAACAGCAGTAA